The Populus alba chromosome 13, ASM523922v2, whole genome shotgun sequence genome contains the following window.
AGATGGAACTAGAGCTGAGTGGGAATATCCCTTTGCTGTGGCTGGGGTTAACATTTCTTTTATGTTGGCACAAATGTTGGATCTTCAGACAGGTAATTGACATCTGAATTTAGGGGATATCTGATGTCTCTTTAATAGTTACACAGTTCTGGTAAGGCGACTTGATTAAATGCCAGTCAGCATTAGAGCAATGATATTCCCAACAATTTTGTGGGTTAATAATGAATTGctaagttttgtaattttcctTGTACAGTTGTGATGCTCTctatcttctttctttcctttgcaAATTCAAATGCTCCAACCATGGATTGAAAACTTGATGTAAAATTTCATTTGCAGGGAAGCCATCCACTCTGGCAGGAGTCAGATTCTTAGAACTACTAGCAGACGATGAAATGGCATTTGACAACCTTTATTGCATAGCATTTCAAATGATGGATGCTCAGTGGCTTGCGAAGCGGGCTTCATATATGGAATTTAatgtaaatttgttttcaaaatctttCTGCTGTCCAatcatttcataaataattttcaattcaactGTGATTCTATCTATCTGCTCCATGCAATCTTGCACACATTGTCTTATATTTTTACCATTTTCCAGGATGTTTTGAAGTCTACAAGGACACAGTTAGAGCGGGAGCTTTCCCTTGAAGATGTCTACACCGTGAAAGATTTACCGGCATACAATATGCTGATGGGATAATACAACAATACGgtgtgaaaataaataaaaagtttccgTGTCCATCTGTGGAATTGATACATGTAGCGTTCCAATCAAATCTGTAAGAAGAAACCCTTTTTATTCATAATCATGAAAACCAATTACAGTTTCCAATAGCAACACTTTCCCCTCCTAATGGTACAACTTTGAATTGGATTACGCCATTCCTTCCAAACTGATACATGCAATGCTTCGTCTTGATGTCTGCTGGTTTTTCGCAGCAGCCCTATTTTCTTATGTCTCCTCGGATTACGATCATGGGTTGTAAACTTATTTCCTGCGATTATGTTATGTTAATATATGACTGGGATGAAGAGAACATAGATTTCATTGCAGAGCATTGTTATGGAAAAGTAATTTTGTCGCTTGAATGCTAAAACGTGATCTTCAGGAGATGAAAGTGCTTTGTGTTGCTCTCTATTAGTGTTCTTATGCCTTAAATTCAAGCAATAAGATGCTGGGTTTCAAAACAAGCTTGAGGGGCAGCCATTGCTAAGAAACAATGAAGAGAATTGCGATTAATTTGCTGAACTTGACTGCGTTATGGGTGATCGAGGTCAAGGAAGTGTGGCTATGCTCAACTCTTCCAAAATCAACGATTAAAGCAGGCATCCCATCACCATAATGGATGGTTGTTGCATGGACAAAGAGACTAAAGATGGGAAATGATAGGGTTCATCCATGCACTTTTTCTTGATTAGAACCTCCACGGCGTTCTTCCGATGGTCTCAGGATCCGATTTACGCGCCAATGACTTCTTTACCtattggaaaaagaagaagagaaaaacagatACGAAAAGTGTCATGATATACCATGCATGTAGTCTTGCTCCTGGTCTCACATATTTAATAGAAAAGAGGCTTGGAAAAGGAGACGCGTtttctctctcgctctctcacTCACCTGGCCATCCCAATCAGTTCTTATGGTCATGCAGCAAAGTGCAAGCAATTGCAGTACAACTCCCAGAATCATTCCAATCCAAATGCCCTAGCTATAAAATTGAATGAACTAAGCCAaatgattattaaataaataatctttGCACACCATAATATCTCAATATTGAGTAATTTAAGTACTCATCCATTAAAGAGCcgtgaaaaagagagagatactGCAGTTCTTACCTCTCACCTTCACTTGCAGCCTCACGTTGAATACCAGCGCCCTGCGCAGTAATGGAATATGCAATTGTTGTTAGGGAAAAAACATGGCCATGAAATACAAGAAACTCTCTTAATTACGCAAGCGAGTTTAATTCCCAAGTTAATTTTCTCCCTGAAAAGTGTGGACTGAACACTGTTGAGTAAAACTGAGAAAGCTGGTAGAAGCCTGGGACCTCCTCATCACCACCAGACAAGGAAGCAATTTTGTTGCCAAATGCTAAACACAGAATGCAAGAGAAAACTCCAGCTGAAACCCAATCAGTCAAGCTGCTAACTTTAATAGAGAGATTCTCAGCCTTTGTATCTCATCTCCCCAACTCATTTGCAACCGGCACACTGCACAAACGAAACCATTTATTaagcataaatttattttccttgctATAGACCCTACATATTAATAGATATAGTAATTTAATCATAGGGCATTATAATTTGTCTTCGAGAGACTATAGTAGCTAGTTGAAGTCGTCCGTTGCAGCAGACAGGAACCCGAGACATGCACAGCATTGCATCCCAAGGTACGACATTGatgctataaaaaaatagtgaaaaaaggttcattttcatattttttttttctagtagatAATCGgaaataaacacaaaaagagaagaaagaaaatggaaaaaaaaaaaaatactatcttACCAAATGGAGAGGGCAGATATTGCGGTTTTTGACATTTTTCATGTATCCAGTCAATAGGATTAGAACGGCAAAGTACTATAACTCGAAGATATTGATCCaataatccataaaaaaaaaggttgttgcTGTGAATTGTTCTGAATGAATCAATTTGgtagaaaaaaatatggagaGTGTTTAAGTTTAATATCAACTATAATTTAGAGTTTGTAagagttttaatattaactaaAGTAAAAATCCTAGTTAATGTGAAAATCCTTGATAatgaataaatatttgtaataaactagtttattagaattcttatttaattagaattttatattCCTTATTAGATTAGGATTTAGTAGTTTAATTCCTTGATTATCTAGGACTTGAGGTCTATAAATAGACTTGTAACTAGAAgcataatacaaaaaaatagagagatatAAAGAAGAGATAAAAAGATGTATCTTTTGAGAAAAACTCTTactaaacaacatcaattcttTCATTATTCTTCTTGTCCTTAGCTTTGTTCTTGTAAATTAGCTACCACACCCTATCTTCTTTTCCAACTAGTAGTATTAGAGCTTAGGTTTGATTATTTAACATGACCAATTCAAACTTTCAACTTTAATGTTCCAGGTTGACAAAGGACAACTATGAAACTTGGTTTATTCGAGTAAAAACTTGGCTAAGTTTTCAAGATGTATAGGAGACAGTTGAAAAAGGCTTTGAGGAGCCTATAGATGGAGCAACGTTGACTTTAGCTCAAAAAGAGGTTGCACAAAACGCATGAAAAAAGGATCAACTAGCACTAACAATTATCCATCAATGTTTGAATGGCACCACTTTTGAGATAGTGGCCAACACAACCACTGCTAAGCAAGCATGATAAGTTTTGCAAGTATCAAATCAAGGAGTTGATAATGTGAGAAAGATACGTTTATAAAAACTACATGGTGACTTTGAAAAGTTACATATGCttgaatcaaataatattttaggatACTTTACAAGAGTTTAACtatatacaatcaaataaagTGATATAGGGGGGGATGGAAGAGACACGTGTGGTAGAGCAAATCCTATGCTTACTGCAAAAAAAGTTCCATTATGTGGTGGTTGCGATAGAGAAGTcgtaaaatatgaatttttttttcaatacaaggTCTCCTGGGAAAATTAGAAGCCCATGAGAAAAAAGTCAATAAGATTCAAGAGGATGTGGGTGCACAAATACTTTTTTCAAAGCAATATGATTTTGGATATTCCTAAGAAGGAAGAGGAAGATTTGGAAGAGAAGGTCAAGACAACCTCAATAGATCAAACAGTCGATCAAATAAAGAGAATACAAATCTTGTGATAGACTGGTTCAACTGGTAGTAGCAACACAAGAACTAGATTTAACAGCAGGTttgacaaatcaaaagttaaatgcTATAATTGTTAAAAGACATGTCATTATGCTAAGGATTGTTAGAGTCCAACCAAGATAGTTGAGGAGAATACAAATCTTATGATATAAGAAGAGAAGGAAGCCACTTTACTAGCAGTGTATAATGAGAGAACGCAAGATAAAAAGAACATATGGTACCAAACAATGGAGCCAGTAACCACATATGTGGAGACGAAGACAAGTTCATGAAGCTTATGAAACAATTAGAAGTAATGTTACCTTTGCAGATCTTTCAATGGTTgccatcaaagaaaaatatacaattttgattaaattgaaagatgaaagtCATCAATTTATTGGTGATGTCTATTATATACCAACAATGAAAAGCAATATTTTGAGCTTAGAACAATTATTGTAGAAAGGGTATGAGATTAAGATGAAAGATCGTACTTTGACATTACTTGACACTAAAGGAGATATGATTTGAAAGGTAGCcatgaaaaataatagaatatTCTAGCTAAATATAGAGATGGACGTGCCTAAATACTTAAATGCCTATGTGAAAGATGAAACTTGGCTTTAGCATATGAGACTTGGACATATAAATTTGATGGCATGTAAATTTTGATAGCTTGAAGATGATGGCACAAAAGAGATGTTGAAGGGTCTACCATCCATTATGCATCCATATCAATTATGTGAATGATGTTTAATAGGCAAACAATTTCACAAGAGTTTTTCAAAGGAGTCTACATTAAGAGCAAATCAACCCCTACAAGAAATACATATCGATGTTTATGGTCCTATGAAACCATgtttgtttggtaaaaaaaataatatattttctactttgtattgatgattatagtaTAAAGACTTGGGTATActtcttaaaagaaaagtcTAATGTGTTTATTGTTTTAAGAAGTTTAAGACATTAGTTGAAAAAGAAAGTGACTATtctataaaatcatttaagatGAATAGTGAGGATGAATTTTGTTCTAATGATTTTAATGAGTTTTGTATAAAGAGACTCCTAATGATGCTTAGATCCCCAGAATAAAATGACGTGGTGGAGAGAAAGAATATAAACATCTTCAATATGGCGAGAAACATGCTCAAAACTAAGAAGATACCTAAAGAGTTTTGGGCTAAAGTTATAGATTGTGCTATTTACTTGTCAAATAGATGTCTTACTAAAAGCTTGAATGACATGACTCATCTTCTTGTCCAATAAGGAGTTTGTTCTCAaggagaaaactaaaaaaattaggacTTCTCAAAGCACGAAGCTTAGGGCTACTGAGAGCTATAATAAAGGGGTATcaaatcagagaaaaaaaaagagagaagccaTTCCATATTTCAGAACACCAGCCATAAAAGATATAGAAAAAGTCTCCAATGACTACAAACCAACTTGATATAGTCATGACACTAGCAACCCCCTAGTTTAGTTTGCTCACAAAGATTCATGATAAGAGCACACATTTTTATGATTTGAGTTTGTAAGTACTTTTGAATGGTCAAGTTGAATACTATAGTGTAGAGGAAAGGAATGAACCACTAGGAGATATATTGAGCTCTTCTagctatttcttattttttttatcgagtAGTTTGAATATATTTAGGCTAGAAAGATGGAGACACGGAGGATTACTATTGCAGTAAACCTTTAGGTTTGTGTcgaattaaaatttacaaaaacttcttttcattcaaataaaagaaTAGTGAACCTCTAGATTTAATTCACTTATACATTGATGATTTAAAGTTTGTGCAAATTGGAGATGAGAAACAATAATACATTACTTTCATAGATGATTCCATGAGATATTGTTATACTTATTCTCTTAGAAGCAAAGATGAGACTcttaaaatgttgaaaaattacaataataaagttgaaaatcatcttgataagaaaataaaagtaataagaAGTGATAGATGTGGAGAATACAAAGAACTATTTGGTGAATTCTTTTCCTAAAATGTTATTATCCATCAAATAACCGCTTATTGTTCATCTTAATAAAATGACATTATGGAATGTAAGAActgaacattaaaaaataataataagga
Protein-coding sequences here:
- the LOC118042453 gene encoding uncharacterized protein isoform X2; this translates as MVSQNGSNRKLLQPSLSPLQETRLGDLQQRLGVPFDGSQAVHQDALKQLWRLAYPDRELPSLKSELWKDMGWQGSDPSTDFRGGGFISLENLIFFAKKYPDSFQRLLNKRDGTRAEWEYPFAVAGVNISFMLAQMLDLQTGKPSTLAGVRFLELLADDEMAFDNLYCIAFQMMDAQWLAKRASYMEFNDVLKSTRTQLERELSLEDVYTVKDLPAYNMLMG